In the Chlorobium limicola DSM 245 genome, one interval contains:
- the nuoL gene encoding NADH-quinone oxidoreductase subunit L: protein MHSLIQLSIAVLLLPLLSFVILIFFNKRLPRRGDFIGVGILGTTFALSLYIFWSVVVQAYDPAFRVAWDFTWIDLGNVPGVGPLVIKMGIVIDNLTAIMLAMVTLISFLVHLYSTGYMAGDPRYGRFFAYLGIFTFSMLGIVLSDNLFAIYIFWELVGLSSYLLIGFYFEKDSAADAQKKAFLANRVGDIGMWLGILILYSQFHTFSYQEIFANLAAGKFGMSQAWLTAAGILLFMGCVGKSAQFPLHVWLPDAMEGPTPVSALIHAATMVAAGVYFVARIFVLLTADALHVIAFIGAFTAFMAATIAITQHDIKRVLAYSTVSQLGYMVLGLGVGAYSAALFHLVTHAFFKACLFLGSGAIIHAMHHEQDMRWMGGLRKNMPWTFATFTLATLALAGLPLTSGFMSKDAILAGAIGFANAEGGGIYYLIPFLGFFSAMLTAFYMGRQIWLVFFGESRTHLKPADDHHHGHDAHAAHGHDDHHEEAHGVHEVAWNMRTPLVILAALSIFAVYSPDPLDGAKGWFMSMVPTPETVVGSAPGQAKPHETSSAAGNAAHLLAEAVPGGTHGAETDTHPEGVASEEHGSAAAVHGTTHGDAHGHEFSDPRQAAIAHAAHEAHNPAIVISSIMVVLGISLALIVYVFRIIDPDKTAQSIRPLYLFSFNKWYWDEIYQATFIRGSLVISKVFSWFDTNIIDGIVNGVAVVTKKVAFASGGFDKYVVDGTVNFTAFFVNTTGGILKKLQTGKVQTYVVLLMLAVIGYFVYYFTQLIS, encoded by the coding sequence ATGCACAGTTTAATCCAGTTATCAATAGCCGTTCTGCTTCTGCCGCTGCTGTCGTTTGTGATTCTTATTTTCTTCAACAAACGGCTGCCGAGAAGAGGCGATTTTATCGGTGTCGGGATACTCGGTACGACATTTGCCCTGTCACTCTATATATTCTGGAGCGTTGTTGTTCAGGCTTACGACCCGGCTTTCAGAGTTGCCTGGGACTTTACCTGGATCGATCTCGGTAATGTTCCCGGTGTAGGGCCGCTTGTGATCAAGATGGGCATCGTGATAGACAATCTCACGGCGATCATGCTTGCCATGGTTACGCTTATCAGTTTTCTGGTGCACCTCTACTCGACGGGTTACATGGCGGGCGACCCGCGTTACGGCAGATTTTTTGCCTATCTCGGCATCTTCACCTTTTCGATGCTCGGTATCGTGTTATCGGACAATCTCTTTGCCATATACATTTTCTGGGAACTCGTAGGTCTCTCATCGTATCTTCTCATCGGGTTCTATTTCGAAAAAGACAGTGCCGCCGATGCACAGAAAAAAGCTTTTCTTGCCAACCGTGTCGGCGATATCGGTATGTGGCTCGGCATTCTGATTCTCTATTCGCAGTTCCATACCTTCAGTTACCAGGAGATTTTCGCGAATCTCGCTGCTGGAAAGTTCGGCATGAGCCAGGCATGGCTGACCGCTGCAGGTATCCTGCTCTTTATGGGCTGTGTGGGCAAATCTGCCCAGTTCCCTTTGCATGTCTGGCTTCCTGATGCCATGGAGGGCCCGACACCCGTTTCCGCTCTCATCCATGCGGCAACCATGGTTGCGGCCGGAGTTTACTTTGTAGCGAGAATTTTTGTCCTGCTTACTGCCGACGCACTCCATGTGATCGCATTCATCGGCGCATTCACGGCCTTCATGGCTGCCACCATTGCCATAACCCAGCATGATATCAAGCGGGTTCTTGCATATTCCACCGTTTCGCAGCTCGGATATATGGTGCTTGGTCTCGGTGTCGGTGCTTATTCCGCTGCTCTTTTTCATCTTGTCACGCATGCTTTTTTCAAAGCCTGTCTCTTTCTTGGTTCCGGAGCGATCATTCACGCCATGCACCATGAGCAGGATATGCGCTGGATGGGAGGACTTCGCAAGAACATGCCGTGGACCTTCGCTACGTTTACGCTCGCCACGCTCGCTCTTGCCGGTCTTCCGCTTACCAGCGGGTTCATGAGTAAAGATGCGATTCTTGCCGGTGCTATCGGGTTTGCCAATGCCGAAGGCGGCGGCATCTATTATCTTATTCCTTTCCTGGGCTTTTTCTCGGCTATGCTGACGGCTTTCTATATGGGTCGCCAGATCTGGCTTGTCTTTTTCGGCGAAAGCAGGACGCACCTCAAACCGGCCGATGACCATCATCACGGACACGATGCACACGCGGCGCACGGCCATGACGATCATCACGAAGAGGCGCACGGAGTTCATGAGGTTGCATGGAACATGAGGACTCCTCTGGTTATTCTTGCGGCTCTCTCGATCTTCGCCGTTTACTCTCCCGATCCGCTCGATGGCGCGAAAGGGTGGTTTATGAGCATGGTGCCGACTCCGGAAACGGTTGTGGGTTCTGCTCCAGGCCAAGCCAAACCGCACGAAACCTCATCGGCTGCCGGTAATGCAGCACATCTTCTTGCCGAAGCTGTTCCGGGTGGTACTCACGGAGCTGAAACCGATACTCATCCCGAGGGTGTAGCTTCCGAAGAGCATGGCTCGGCAGCGGCAGTTCATGGAACAACGCACGGCGATGCGCACGGACACGAGTTTTCCGATCCGCGTCAGGCGGCTATTGCCCATGCCGCTCATGAGGCACACAATCCTGCCATAGTGATTTCGAGTATCATGGTTGTTCTCGGCATCAGCCTTGCGCTTATCGTCTATGTCTTCCGGATCATCGATCCCGACAAAACGGCGCAGAGCATCAGGCCGCTCTATCTCTTCTCGTTCAACAAGTGGTACTGGGATGAGATTTACCAGGCGACATTCATCAGAGGTTCTCTGGTGATTTCGAAAGTATTTTCATGGTTCGACACCAATATCATTGACGGAATCGTTAACGGCGTGGCCGTTGTGACCAAAAAAGTCGCATTCGCCAGTGGCGGCTTCGATAAGTATGTTGTTGACGGAACGGTCAATTTCACCGCCTTTTTCGTCAATACGACAGGCGGGATCCTCAAGAAACTGCAGACAGGCAAGGTTCAGACCTATGTCGTATTGCTTATGCTTGCTGTTATAGGGTATTTTGTCTATTACTTTACACAACTGATCTCTTGA
- a CDS encoding 4Fe-4S binding protein yields the protein MSEYFSNIKTGAVTIATGMSITLKHFFNAIHRKGDAGIDDADYFRQVDGLCTLQYPREAVPVPLNARYRLYNDIEDCIGCGQCERACPVTCIAIETIKVVPEDLAVCGKTSGGQQKKFWVPVFDIDVAKCMTCGICVSVCPTECLVHTPVSDFSEFDRQNMIYHFGNLSRLEAEAKKRKVAEQQAQAAKEKQAAAAKAAENSGQ from the coding sequence ATGAGTGAATATTTCAGCAATATCAAAACAGGCGCGGTAACGATTGCTACCGGCATGAGCATTACCCTGAAGCATTTTTTCAATGCTATCCACCGCAAGGGTGATGCCGGTATCGACGATGCCGATTATTTCAGGCAGGTTGACGGACTCTGCACCCTTCAGTACCCCAGGGAAGCGGTTCCTGTACCGTTGAACGCAAGATATCGACTCTATAATGATATCGAGGACTGTATCGGCTGCGGTCAGTGCGAAAGGGCATGTCCGGTTACCTGCATTGCCATCGAGACCATCAAGGTAGTACCTGAAGATCTGGCCGTATGCGGCAAGACTTCGGGCGGGCAGCAGAAAAAGTTCTGGGTTCCCGTTTTCGATATCGACGTGGCAAAATGCATGACCTGTGGCATTTGTGTTTCAGTCTGTCCGACCGAGTGCCTTGTGCATACTCCGGTCAGCGATTTTTCGGAGTTCGACCGTCAGAACATGATCTATCATTTCGGTAATCTTTCCCGTCTGGAGGCCGAGGCGAAGAAGCGCAAAGTCGCCGAGCAGCAGGCCCAGGCAGCAAAAGAGAAGCAGGCGGCAGCTGCAAAGGCTGCAGAGAACAGCGGACAGTAA
- a CDS encoding NADH-quinone oxidoreductase subunit D, with amino-acid sequence MQELGMAEQGSIRVSRKDDNVVVIEKDLATEEMLLSMGPQHPSTHGVLKLECMTDGEVVTSAEPYLGYLHRCFEKHCEVVDYPGIVPYTDRMDYLAGMNNEWAYCIAVEKLLDIEIPRRVEFIRVMVSELNRIASHLVAIGTYGIDLGAFTPFLFCFRDREHILNLLEWASGARMLYNYIWIGGVAFDIPADFNKRVKEFVDYFRPKVVELYKLLTENEIFVKRTKGIGIMPADVAINYAWSGPMLRGSGVQWDLRRNDPYSVYPELDFNIPVPDGKFSDIGDCLSRHLVRALEMEESLNIIEQCISKMPGSDGFNPRSAVPKRVRPKAGEVYARAENPRGELGFYIQSDGKSTKPLRCKARSSCFVNLSAMKDLSKGQLIPDLVAIIGSIDIVLGEVDR; translated from the coding sequence ATGCAGGAATTAGGAATGGCTGAGCAGGGCTCGATAAGAGTATCCCGAAAGGACGATAACGTTGTTGTCATAGAGAAGGATCTCGCAACCGAAGAGATGCTGCTGAGCATGGGTCCTCAGCACCCGTCCACTCACGGCGTTCTCAAGCTCGAATGTATGACGGACGGCGAGGTGGTAACCTCCGCCGAACCTTACCTTGGTTATCTCCACCGCTGTTTCGAGAAACACTGTGAAGTGGTCGATTATCCTGGTATTGTGCCCTATACCGACCGGATGGACTATCTTGCCGGAATGAATAACGAGTGGGCCTACTGTATTGCCGTTGAAAAGCTTCTCGATATAGAGATTCCCCGAAGGGTCGAGTTTATAAGGGTAATGGTTTCCGAGCTGAACAGGATCGCTTCCCATCTTGTGGCTATCGGCACGTACGGCATCGATCTCGGTGCATTTACCCCCTTTCTTTTCTGTTTCCGCGACCGCGAACATATTCTCAATCTGCTTGAGTGGGCATCGGGTGCGCGAATGCTGTATAACTATATATGGATCGGCGGAGTCGCCTTCGACATTCCTGCCGATTTCAACAAGCGGGTGAAGGAGTTCGTCGATTACTTCAGGCCTAAAGTTGTCGAACTCTACAAGCTTCTGACGGAAAACGAGATTTTTGTGAAACGCACCAAGGGGATCGGCATCATGCCTGCAGATGTCGCGATAAACTACGCATGGTCCGGCCCGATGCTTCGCGGTTCCGGTGTCCAGTGGGATCTTCGCAGGAACGACCCCTATTCGGTCTATCCAGAGCTTGATTTCAATATTCCTGTTCCTGACGGCAAGTTTTCCGATATCGGCGACTGCCTTTCACGCCATCTGGTTCGAGCGCTTGAAATGGAGGAGAGTCTCAATATCATCGAGCAGTGCATCTCGAAAATGCCCGGTTCGGATGGTTTCAACCCGCGATCTGCCGTTCCCAAGCGAGTGCGTCCGAAAGCAGGCGAAGTTTATGCGAGGGCTGAGAATCCCCGCGGTGAGCTCGGCTTCTACATCCAGAGCGACGGAAAATCAACCAAGCCGCTCCGCTGCAAGGCGCGTTCTTCCTGTTTTGTCAATCTATCCGCCATGAAAGATCTGTCGAAAGGTCAGCTTATACCGGATCTCGTGGCTATTATCGGCAGCATCGATATCGTTCTCGGGGAGGTTGACCGATGA
- a CDS encoding NADH-quinone oxidoreductase subunit J family protein, with protein sequence MNNATYISIFYIFAAITVFSAAFVVFSKNVIYSAFALLFTFFGVAALYVFLSADFIAVTQIVVYVGGILVLLLFGVMFTNSIMQTDLKSDVLHVVPGTLLLLATVGGLLFTFYTTGTWKPSDVQLHGSVVERIGIETMSRYVLPFEMASILLLAVLIGAAFLARYDKVRNNEQ encoded by the coding sequence ATGAATAACGCGACCTACATCAGTATTTTCTATATTTTTGCCGCTATCACGGTTTTTTCTGCGGCATTCGTTGTGTTTTCAAAAAATGTGATTTACTCAGCCTTCGCGCTGCTGTTCACCTTTTTCGGCGTAGCCGCTCTTTATGTATTTCTCAGTGCGGATTTCATTGCGGTGACCCAGATAGTCGTTTACGTCGGCGGCATACTCGTGCTTCTGCTTTTCGGTGTGATGTTCACCAACAGTATCATGCAGACTGATCTGAAAAGCGACGTGCTCCACGTGGTTCCGGGTACGCTGCTGCTTTTGGCGACCGTTGGGGGACTGCTCTTCACCTTTTACACTACCGGTACATGGAAGCCTTCCGATGTTCAGCTTCACGGCAGCGTTGTCGAACGCATTGGTATCGAAACCATGTCTCGTTATGTTCTGCCATTCGAGATGGCTTCGATTCTGCTGCTTGCAGTCCTGATCGGGGCGGCATTTCTTGCCAGGTATGATAAAGTCCGTAATAACGAACAATAA
- the nuoK gene encoding NADH-quinone oxidoreductase subunit NuoK: MELITNIGLNHFLTISALLFGFGLFAVMTRKNAIVILMGVELILNAANINFLAFSKFNGGMEGVMFSLFVIVLAAAEAAIALAIVINIYKIFRSVDVSSIDTMKE; encoded by the coding sequence ATGGAACTGATCACGAACATCGGTCTCAATCATTTTCTGACCATATCGGCTCTTCTTTTTGGTTTCGGGCTTTTTGCCGTCATGACCCGCAAGAACGCCATTGTGATTCTCATGGGAGTCGAATTGATACTCAATGCCGCCAATATCAATTTTCTGGCTTTCTCGAAGTTCAACGGGGGCATGGAGGGTGTGATGTTCAGTCTGTTCGTCATCGTTCTTGCCGCTGCCGAGGCAGCCATTGCCCTTGCGATCGTGATCAACATCTATAAAATTTTCAGGAGTGTCGATGTTTCGTCCATCGATACCATGAAAGAGTGA
- the nuoH gene encoding NADH-quinone oxidoreductase subunit NuoH: MSVSAISQISLPFLMGNNLNAWSDALAGLTISWFPLGLVIIAAIPLVFIALYALTYGVYGERKISAFMQDRLGPMEVGKWGILQTLADILKLLQKEDIVPTSADKFLFVIGPGILFVGSFLAFAVLPFSPAFIGANLNVGLFYAIGIVSLEVVGILAAGWGSNNKWSLYGAVRSVAQIVSYEIPAAIALLCGAMMAGTLDMQQISVQQSGPFGFAHFFLFQSPIAWLPFLIYFIASLAETNRAPFDIPEAESELVAGYFTEYSGMKFAVIFLAEYGSMFMVSAIISIVFLGGWNSPLPNLGSVALYDWTSGPVWGAFWIISKGFFFIFVQMWLRWTLPRLRVDQLMYLCWKVLTPFAFISFVLTAIWEIYVP, translated from the coding sequence ATGAGTGTTTCCGCCATTTCGCAAATCAGCCTGCCGTTTCTTATGGGTAACAATTTAAATGCCTGGTCGGATGCACTTGCCGGGCTCACCATATCGTGGTTTCCTCTCGGTCTGGTGATTATTGCCGCTATTCCGCTTGTTTTCATCGCCCTCTATGCCCTGACCTACGGTGTGTACGGAGAACGAAAGATTTCGGCTTTCATGCAGGACAGGCTCGGTCCTATGGAGGTTGGCAAGTGGGGTATTCTGCAGACGCTTGCTGATATTCTCAAACTGCTCCAGAAAGAGGATATTGTTCCCACCTCTGCCGACAAGTTCCTGTTCGTTATCGGTCCGGGTATTCTCTTTGTCGGATCCTTTCTCGCTTTTGCCGTACTGCCGTTCAGTCCCGCATTTATAGGAGCGAACCTCAATGTAGGCCTCTTTTATGCAATCGGCATCGTTTCTCTCGAGGTTGTGGGTATTCTCGCTGCCGGCTGGGGTTCCAACAACAAATGGTCGCTTTACGGTGCGGTTCGCAGTGTCGCCCAGATCGTAAGCTACGAAATTCCGGCAGCCATCGCCCTGCTTTGCGGCGCCATGATGGCCGGAACGCTCGATATGCAGCAGATCAGCGTGCAGCAGTCGGGTCCCTTCGGTTTCGCGCACTTCTTTCTTTTCCAGTCGCCGATAGCCTGGCTGCCTTTCCTTATCTATTTCATCGCATCGCTGGCGGAGACGAACCGCGCGCCTTTCGATATTCCCGAAGCCGAATCCGAACTGGTTGCCGGGTACTTCACCGAGTACAGCGGTATGAAGTTTGCCGTCATCTTTCTTGCCGAGTACGGCAGCATGTTCATGGTTTCGGCGATCATTTCGATTGTCTTTCTCGGAGGCTGGAACTCGCCGCTTCCGAATCTCGGTTCCGTCGCGCTGTATGACTGGACAAGCGGTCCGGTATGGGGTGCGTTCTGGATCATCTCGAAAGGCTTTTTCTTTATTTTCGTGCAGATGTGGCTTCGCTGGACACTTCCCAGACTCAGGGTTGATCAGCTGATGTATCTCTGCTGGAAGGTTCTTACACCGTTCGCATTCATCAGCTTCGTGCTGACGGCGATCTGGGAAATTTATGTGCCGTAG
- a CDS encoding complex I subunit 4 family protein has translation MLSLIVFLPILAGLVILAVPSSQKQIIRMVSLLAAIAQGVLAVLIWQGYDASLPGITAAAGGAPEGSFQFIERLPWINLDLGTMGSLNIEYFLGVDGLSITMVILTALISIIGVLSSWPIQKQVKGYFILFNLLSTAMMGCFVALDFFLFYVFWELMLLPMYFLIGIWGGPNREYAAIKFFLYTLFGSVFMLLVMIGLYFSVTDPVTGNHTFSLVAMASQENYIKDAILGPDNVMWRYAAFIVLFIGFAIKVPMFPFHTWLPDAHVEAPTPISVILAGVLLKLGTYGMMRINFPLFPEVFQASLYVIAVLGAINIIYGAFCALAQQDLKKMVAYSSISHMGYVLLGLAAANTEGMVGALYQMFNHGTITAMLFLLVGVIYDRAHTRQIDKFGGLASYMPVYAAVVTIAWFASLGLPGLSGFISEAFVFVGAFSSETTRNVAIVSVLGIVFGAAYLLWSLQRMFLGKRKPDAAYDLEVGADGHEHIHFHDWKGKLDLDARELVMLVPLAVIVIFLGIYPMPVLGMLTSSINKLVEVLSPVVMTALN, from the coding sequence ATGCTGAGTCTTATCGTTTTTCTGCCTATTCTTGCCGGTCTGGTGATTCTTGCCGTGCCTTCGTCACAGAAGCAGATAATCAGAATGGTGTCACTGCTTGCGGCAATCGCCCAGGGAGTGCTCGCTGTACTGATCTGGCAGGGGTATGATGCCTCTCTGCCGGGAATCACCGCTGCAGCAGGAGGAGCCCCGGAAGGTTCCTTCCAGTTTATCGAAAGATTGCCGTGGATCAATCTCGACCTCGGCACTATGGGATCGCTCAACATCGAGTATTTCCTCGGTGTCGATGGTCTTTCGATAACCATGGTTATTCTCACCGCACTGATATCCATCATCGGCGTTCTTTCCAGCTGGCCAATCCAGAAACAGGTCAAAGGGTACTTCATTCTCTTCAATCTGCTTTCCACCGCAATGATGGGCTGCTTTGTCGCACTTGATTTCTTCCTGTTCTACGTGTTCTGGGAACTCATGCTGCTTCCGATGTATTTTCTTATCGGTATCTGGGGTGGTCCTAACAGGGAATACGCTGCAATCAAGTTTTTCCTGTATACGCTTTTCGGTTCCGTGTTCATGCTTCTGGTCATGATCGGTCTCTATTTCAGTGTTACCGATCCGGTTACCGGCAACCACACGTTCAGTCTTGTGGCCATGGCAAGCCAGGAGAACTATATCAAGGATGCCATTCTCGGTCCAGACAATGTCATGTGGCGTTATGCGGCTTTCATTGTGCTCTTTATCGGATTTGCCATAAAGGTTCCGATGTTTCCGTTCCATACCTGGCTTCCCGATGCTCACGTCGAGGCTCCAACCCCAATCTCGGTCATTCTTGCCGGCGTACTGCTGAAACTGGGTACCTATGGCATGATGCGTATCAACTTCCCGCTTTTTCCTGAAGTATTCCAGGCTTCGCTCTATGTGATTGCCGTTCTTGGTGCCATCAATATCATCTACGGTGCATTCTGCGCGCTTGCACAGCAGGATCTCAAAAAGATGGTTGCCTATTCATCGATCAGTCATATGGGTTATGTGCTGCTCGGTCTCGCTGCTGCAAACACCGAAGGCATGGTGGGTGCTCTTTATCAGATGTTCAACCATGGCACCATTACGGCCATGCTCTTCCTTCTCGTCGGCGTGATCTACGACCGTGCACATACCCGTCAGATCGACAAGTTCGGCGGCCTTGCTTCGTATATGCCTGTTTATGCGGCAGTCGTTACTATCGCCTGGTTTGCTTCGCTCGGTCTTCCCGGTCTCAGCGGTTTTATCTCCGAAGCGTTTGTCTTTGTTGGCGCATTCAGCTCCGAGACCACCCGTAATGTCGCCATCGTTTCAGTACTCGGTATTGTGTTTGGTGCCGCCTATCTGCTCTGGTCACTTCAGAGGATGTTTCTCGGAAAGAGAAAGCCGGATGCAGCCTACGATCTTGAAGTCGGAGCCGACGGCCATGAACACATCCATTTTCACGACTGGAAAGGGAAACTCGATCTCGATGCGCGTGAGCTTGTCATGCTGGTGCCGCTTGCCGTTATCGTCATTTTCCTCGGTATTTACCCGATGCCGGTACTCGGCATGCTGACCTCAAGCATCAACAAGCTGGTTGAGGTGCTTTCGCCTGTAGTTATGACTGCGTTGAATTAA